The Flavobacterium psychrophilum genome includes a region encoding these proteins:
- a CDS encoding pyruvate dehydrogenase produces the protein MKEITKEVYLKWYEDMQFWRKFEDKLAALYIQQKVRGFLHLYNGQEAVLAGALHAMDLGKDKMITAYRNHVQPIGMGVDPKRVMAELLGKATGTSKGLGGSMHIFSKEHGFFGGHGIVGAQIPVGAGMAFADKYFNTGGVTLTYFGDGAARQGSLHEAFNMAMLWKLPVVFIVENNGYAMGTSVERTANHTDIWKLGLGYEMPCGPVDGMNPIKVAEAMSEAIDRARRGDGPTFLEMKTYRYRGHSMSDAQHYRTKEEVEEYRKIDPIIQVLDIIKEKNYATEAEIEVIDKRVKDLVEECEKFAEESPYPDLSVMYDVVYDQKDYPFLPHKLQ, from the coding sequence ATGAAAGAAATAACAAAAGAAGTTTATCTGAAGTGGTATGAAGATATGCAGTTTTGGAGGAAGTTTGAAGACAAACTGGCAGCTTTATACATTCAGCAAAAAGTTAGAGGTTTCCTTCACTTATATAACGGCCAGGAGGCTGTTCTTGCCGGAGCATTACATGCAATGGATCTTGGTAAAGATAAAATGATTACTGCTTACCGTAACCACGTTCAGCCAATTGGTATGGGCGTAGATCCTAAAAGGGTTATGGCAGAGCTTTTGGGTAAGGCTACTGGAACTTCTAAAGGTCTTGGTGGTTCTATGCACATTTTCTCTAAAGAACATGGTTTCTTTGGTGGTCACGGTATCGTGGGTGCACAGATACCTGTAGGTGCAGGTATGGCTTTTGCCGATAAATATTTTAATACCGGTGGTGTAACCCTTACTTATTTTGGTGACGGAGCTGCACGCCAGGGATCGCTTCACGAAGCGTTTAACATGGCTATGCTATGGAAACTTCCTGTCGTGTTCATTGTAGAGAATAACGGTTATGCAATGGGTACCTCTGTAGAGCGTACTGCTAACCATACTGATATATGGAAACTTGGTCTTGGTTATGAAATGCCATGCGGACCTGTTGACGGAATGAACCCTATTAAAGTTGCTGAAGCTATGTCTGAAGCTATTGACAGGGCAAGAAGAGGAGATGGGCCAACATTCCTTGAAATGAAAACGTATCGTTACCGTGGTCACTCAATGAGTGATGCGCAACACTACAGAACGAAAGAGGAAGTAGAAGAGTACAGAAAAATTGACCCTATTATCCAGGTTCTTGATATCATCAAAGAAAAGAACTATGCTACGGAAGCAGAAATTGAAGTTATCGATAAAAGGGTGAAAGACCTTGTTGAAGAGTGCGAAAAATTTGCAGAAGAGTCTCCGTACCCGGATTTAAGCGTTATGTACGACGTTGTTTACGATCAAAAAGATTATCCATTTTTACCACATAAACTACAATAA
- a CDS encoding pyruvate dehydrogenase codes for MAKIITMPRLSDTMTEGTVATWLKKVGDTIKEGDILAEIETDKATMEFEAFDAGTLLHIGIQEGETAPVDSVLAVIGKEGEDISGLLEGKAAPAADSDKKEEPKKEEKADEAKTEEKPAEEKKAAPAAAGLPEGVIVVTMPRLSDTMTEGTVATWLKKEGDTVKEGDILAEIETDKATMEFESFNAGTLLKIGIQEGQTAPVDSLLAIIGPAGTDVSGVTGKEGSNPAAESKSEEAPKEDKKEEAAPAPKAEEAAPATNDSGRLFVSPLARKIAEEKGVNLNQVKGSGENGRIVKKDIESYTPQAAQPAAQATAPQGAAKAEAKPFVPAGEVSTEEVKNNQMRKTIARRLAESKFTAPEYSLTIELDMDNAIASRGVINAVPDTKVSFNDLVVKACAMALRKHPQVNTQWKDDVTVYNKHISIGVAVAVEDGLLVPVLKFTDNMSLSQIGATVKDLAGKAKNKKLAPADMEGSTFTVSNLGMFGIQEFTSIINQPNSAILSVGAIIQKPVVKDGQIVVGNVMKVTLTCDHRTVDGATGAQFLQTLKQYIENPVTMLA; via the coding sequence ATGGCAAAGATTATAACTATGCCGCGTCTTAGCGACACTATGACCGAAGGTACTGTGGCTACGTGGCTTAAAAAAGTTGGTGATACAATTAAAGAAGGAGATATCCTTGCAGAGATTGAAACAGATAAAGCTACAATGGAATTTGAAGCTTTTGATGCAGGTACACTTTTACACATTGGAATTCAGGAAGGTGAAACTGCTCCGGTAGATTCAGTTCTTGCTGTTATCGGTAAAGAAGGTGAAGATATTTCAGGGCTTCTTGAAGGTAAGGCAGCTCCTGCTGCTGATTCTGATAAAAAAGAAGAGCCTAAGAAAGAAGAAAAAGCTGATGAAGCTAAAACAGAAGAAAAACCTGCCGAAGAGAAGAAAGCTGCACCTGCTGCTGCCGGACTTCCTGAAGGTGTTATTGTAGTTACTATGCCTCGCCTTAGTGATACTATGACCGAAGGTACTGTTGCTACATGGCTTAAAAAAGAAGGTGATACTGTAAAAGAAGGTGACATCCTTGCAGAAATTGAAACGGACAAAGCTACTATGGAGTTTGAATCGTTTAATGCAGGTACACTACTTAAAATAGGTATCCAGGAAGGACAGACTGCTCCGGTAGACAGCCTTCTCGCGATTATTGGCCCTGCGGGAACAGATGTTTCCGGTGTTACAGGTAAAGAAGGAAGCAATCCTGCTGCTGAAAGCAAATCGGAAGAAGCTCCTAAAGAAGATAAAAAAGAAGAAGCGGCACCAGCTCCAAAAGCTGAAGAGGCTGCTCCTGCAACTAACGATAGCGGAAGACTATTTGTTTCTCCGTTAGCACGTAAGATCGCCGAAGAAAAAGGCGTTAACCTTAATCAGGTTAAAGGTTCTGGTGAGAACGGTCGTATCGTTAAAAAAGATATTGAAAGCTATACACCACAGGCTGCACAGCCGGCGGCTCAGGCTACTGCTCCGCAAGGTGCTGCAAAAGCTGAGGCTAAACCATTTGTTCCTGCTGGTGAAGTAAGTACCGAAGAAGTGAAAAACAACCAAATGCGTAAAACTATTGCGCGTCGTCTGGCTGAATCTAAATTCACTGCTCCGGAATACAGCCTTACTATAGAGCTTGATATGGATAACGCTATTGCTTCGAGAGGTGTTATTAATGCAGTGCCGGATACTAAAGTGTCATTTAACGACCTTGTAGTTAAAGCATGTGCTATGGCTTTGAGAAAACACCCTCAGGTTAATACCCAGTGGAAAGATGATGTTACTGTTTACAACAAACACATTAGCATTGGTGTTGCTGTTGCTGTTGAAGACGGACTTCTTGTACCGGTACTTAAATTTACCGACAACATGAGCCTTTCTCAAATTGGTGCTACAGTGAAAGACCTTGCAGGTAAAGCGAAAAACAAAAAACTTGCTCCTGCAGATATGGAAGGCAGCACGTTTACCGTTTCTAACTTAGGTATGTTTGGTATTCAGGAGTTTACATCTATTATCAACCAGCCTAACTCTGCAATCCTTTCAGTAGGTGCTATCATACAGAAACCTGTTGTTAAAGATGGTCAGATAGTTGTAGGTAATGTAATGAAAGTAACTCTTACATGCGACCACAGAACAGTTGATGGCGCTACAGGAGCTCAGTTCCTTCAAACGCTTAAACAATATATTGAAAATCCGGTTACTATGCTGGCATAA
- a CDS encoding peptidase M28, translating to MKKLLFVSLLSLGCVAFTSAQKKRTAPAPYKVEEKSVEATLKFLSSDELKGRDAGSEGAEMAAKYLEDVFKKNGIKPYFATYRDTLTNYAITSYNVIGYLEGTDPVLKKEFVVLGAHYDHIGVAETAVNGDNIYNGADDNATGTTSVAELVNYYGKTKSNKRSILFCFFSAEEDGLLGSKHLAAKLKAQNFNIYTMLNFEMTGVPLGGDVLSYLTGYGRSNMADKINEYAGKKVVGSNAFEMQYQLFRASDNYPFFMEFNVPSHTISTTEMTTFKFYHQLGDEFGQMDTKHMTGFIQEMIPVVEKMVNAPTKEIVLK from the coding sequence ATGAAAAAACTATTATTTGTTTCCCTGCTATCATTAGGGTGTGTTGCTTTTACGTCTGCACAAAAAAAGAGAACGGCTCCGGCACCTTATAAGGTTGAAGAAAAATCGGTAGAGGCAACGCTCAAGTTTTTATCTTCGGACGAACTTAAGGGGCGTGATGCGGGTTCTGAAGGGGCAGAAATGGCAGCTAAATACCTTGAAGATGTTTTTAAAAAGAACGGTATCAAACCTTATTTTGCTACTTATAGGGATACACTTACTAACTATGCTATTACTTCGTACAATGTTATAGGATACCTTGAAGGTACCGACCCGGTTCTTAAAAAAGAGTTTGTGGTTCTTGGAGCACATTATGACCATATTGGTGTAGCCGAAACTGCGGTAAACGGAGACAATATATACAATGGAGCCGATGACAATGCTACCGGTACTACAAGTGTTGCTGAATTGGTGAACTACTACGGAAAAACGAAATCGAACAAAAGGAGTATATTATTCTGTTTCTTCTCTGCTGAGGAAGATGGACTTTTGGGGTCTAAGCATTTGGCGGCAAAACTTAAAGCGCAAAACTTTAATATTTATACGATGCTTAATTTCGAAATGACAGGTGTGCCTCTTGGCGGCGACGTGCTTTCGTATCTTACCGGTTATGGCAGAAGTAATATGGCTGATAAAATAAACGAGTATGCGGGTAAAAAAGTAGTTGGTTCTAACGCGTTTGAAATGCAATACCAATTATTCAGGGCATCAGATAACTATCCGTTCTTTATGGAGTTTAATGTGCCATCGCATACTATAAGCACTACAGAAATGACAACTTTTAAATTCTATCACCAGCTAGGCGATGAATTTGGGCAAATGGATACAAAACACATGACGGGGTTTATTCAGGAAATGATACCTGTTGTAGAAAAAATGGTGAATGCACCAACCAAAGAAATTGTATTGAAATAA